One window of Microcoleus sp. FACHB-831 genomic DNA carries:
- a CDS encoding GAF domain-containing protein produces the protein MNFTPTHQDSPSVLIVDDDRFMRTQLCCMMEQEGYQVIQASNGEEAIAAFTRKRPDIVLLDAMMPVMDGFTCCSKLRALASSNMPSGTPVLMITSLEDKASVDRAFESGATDYVTKPIHWAVLRQRLHRLVQASRANAELQYQHERERLMGAIATRIRQSLNLEEILTTTVTEVRHFLQIDRAIVYRFESDWSGVVAVESVDSAWTSIVGKTIHDLCFAKSYVQDYKQGYIKAVTDIYTAGLAPCHVDLLAQFQIRANLVVPILQGENLWGLLIAHHCLAPRQWHQFEIDLLEQLAGQLAIALQQSELYQQLAKLNTNLELQVQERTAQLQQALKFEAMLKRITDKVRDSLDESNILQTAVQELAIVLGVEYCHTALYDLDAATSTICYEYATSTPSSQGRVVQIANFPEIYSQLLQGQYLQFCKIVSARLDGNYERLATLACPIFDDQGVLGDLWLVTNKEYVFNELEIRLIQQVANQCAIAIRQARLYQAAQAQVKEMEKINVLKDDFLMTVSHELKTPLSNMKMALQMLESINEECGSCSKVGNFNAESSPSAIYLDLLNDECERELKLIDDLLDLQQLNVAAQDLDKTLINLQDWIPHVVEPFEYQAQKHQQLLQIDIAPEIPGLISDSYILARILTELLNNACKYTPPEEQITVSARTKAGIIQLSVSNSGVEIPVTEIPRIFDKFYRIPSNDPWKHGGTGLGLALVQKLVSYLGGSIQVKSKSKETCFIVELPIN, from the coding sequence ATGAATTTCACTCCCACTCACCAAGATTCCCCCTCCGTGCTTATCGTCGATGACGATAGGTTTATGCGGACGCAGTTGTGCTGCATGATGGAACAAGAGGGGTATCAAGTAATACAGGCTAGTAACGGGGAAGAGGCAATAGCTGCTTTCACTCGCAAACGTCCCGATATAGTGTTGCTAGATGCCATGATGCCCGTTATGGATGGGTTTACTTGCTGTAGCAAATTACGAGCGCTTGCTAGTAGTAATATGCCATCTGGCACGCCTGTATTGATGATCACTAGCCTTGAGGATAAAGCATCTGTCGATAGAGCATTTGAGTCAGGTGCTACCGATTATGTCACCAAGCCCATCCACTGGGCAGTATTGCGTCAGCGCTTGCATCGTCTGGTTCAAGCTAGTCGGGCAAATGCGGAATTACAATACCAGCACGAACGGGAAAGACTGATGGGAGCGATCGCAACTCGCATTCGCCAGTCTCTTAACCTAGAGGAAATTCTCACCACTACAGTAACTGAGGTGCGGCATTTTCTTCAAATCGATCGAGCAATTGTTTATCGCTTTGAATCAGACTGGAGTGGGGTTGTTGCAGTGGAGTCGGTAGATTCTGCTTGGACTTCTATCGTGGGAAAAACAATACATGACCTCTGCTTTGCTAAATCCTATGTTCAAGACTATAAACAGGGTTACATTAAAGCAGTAACGGATATTTACACAGCAGGTTTGGCTCCTTGCCATGTAGATTTACTGGCTCAATTTCAGATTAGAGCTAATTTGGTAGTACCTATTCTACAAGGGGAAAACTTGTGGGGGCTGCTAATTGCCCATCACTGTTTGGCACCCCGTCAATGGCACCAATTTGAAATAGATTTGCTAGAACAACTGGCAGGACAGCTTGCGATCGCCCTTCAACAATCTGAACTTTATCAACAGCTTGCTAAGCTCAACACAAACCTCGAACTTCAGGTACAAGAACGCACAGCTCAGTTGCAACAGGCTCTCAAATTTGAAGCAATGCTCAAACGCATTACCGACAAAGTGCGCGACAGCCTCGACGAAAGTAATATTTTGCAAACAGCTGTACAAGAATTAGCAATTGTCCTTGGAGTTGAATACTGCCATACAGCGTTGTATGACCTTGACGCAGCTACTTCCACTATTTGTTATGAATATGCAACTTCAACGCCCTCATCTCAGGGGCGCGTGGTGCAAATAGCTAATTTTCCTGAGATATACTCTCAGCTACTGCAAGGCCAGTATTTGCAATTTTGTAAAATAGTTTCCGCTCGACTCGATGGTAATTACGAGCGGTTAGCAACGCTAGCTTGCCCTATTTTTGACGATCAAGGCGTGTTGGGCGATTTATGGTTAGTGACTAACAAAGAATATGTATTTAATGAGTTAGAAATACGCTTGATACAGCAGGTGGCAAATCAATGCGCGATCGCTATTCGTCAAGCTCGGCTTTACCAAGCTGCACAAGCTCAAGTGAAGGAAATGGAAAAAATTAACGTCCTAAAAGACGATTTTTTGATGACCGTTTCTCACGAACTAAAAACGCCTTTATCAAACATGAAAATGGCGCTGCAAATGTTGGAATCAATAAATGAAGAATGCGGTTCTTGTTCTAAAGTAGGCAATTTCAATGCAGAATCTAGTCCAAGTGCTATTTACCTCGATCTGTTGAATGATGAGTGCGAACGGGAACTAAAGCTTATAGACGATCTGCTGGACTTGCAGCAACTCAATGTAGCGGCTCAAGATTTAGACAAAACACTAATTAATTTACAAGACTGGATTCCTCACGTAGTCGAACCCTTTGAATATCAAGCACAGAAACATCAACAACTATTACAAATTGATATTGCTCCTGAAATTCCTGGTCTGATTTCTGATTCGTACATTTTGGCTCGCATTCTCACAGAGTTGCTTAATAATGCTTGTAAGTACACTCCACCGGAAGAACAAATTACAGTAAGTGCGCGTACTAAAGCGGGAATAATTCAGTTAAGCGTGAGCAATTCTGGTGTGGAAATTCCCGTCACTGAAATTCCCCGCATTTTTGACAAGTTTTATCGCATTCCTAGTAACGACCCCTGGAAACATGGTGGAACTGGTCTGGGGCTGGCGCTGGTGCAAAAATTGGTAAGTTATTTAGGAGGATCAATTCAGGTAAAGAGTAAATCAAAAGAAACTTGTTTTATAGTTGAACTACCTATTAATTAA
- a CDS encoding response regulator, with protein sequence MVPLNEAERLAAVRRYDILDTPPDGAFDRITALASRFFNVPIAIVSIVDHDRIWFKSHHGLEVQEIGREPGLCASAILQEDIYAVLDAKVDPRTLSNPLVAGDFGLRFYAAAPLVTSDRYRLGTVCVLDHKPRHITEAEKEILQNLADIVMDELEMRLAAKKAVETEIILTKQALEATRAKSEFLATMSHEIRTPMNGVIGMAGLLLDTELSPQQRNFAETIRSSADTLLTIINDILDFSKIESGKLELEEQPVNLQECIESALDLVAPATCEKGLELAYLIEPGTPSTIIGDVTRLRQILVNLLSNAVKFTKTGEVVVTVSAKQARCDRSAVQQGGVENAASPIGISNGELRDAINRRLYKDSEIGTIHSQSSIYEIQFAVKDTGIGIPSDRMHRLFKSFSQVDSATTREYGGTGLGLAISQRLSQIMGGRLWVETRGVVGGNPPDNWEPPLYVNPSLQREGSSFYFTLVAPSSPDSPLVELNATPQLTGKRLLIVDDNATNRQILTLQAQSWGMVTQAASSGEEALGWLREGQAFDMALLDMQMPKMDGLTLATEIRLLPNGQDLPLVMLTSLGKQEKGEIVDKVKFAAYLTKPIKPSQLYNAVTTIFASLAMSKQRKAFTADQRSGFTKSPSNLSELDLKLSQSLPLRILLAEDHRINQQLAVCLLQQLGYRADVAGNGLEVLESLRRQPYDVVLMDVQMPEMDGLEATRQICQEWPLGLRPRIIAMTANAMQGDRQQCLDAGMDDYISKPFRMAQVVEALKKCQPISGVSTQESSLEISRFGQQTNDNFPLSTRQVVADTSIDREILQEFCQTLGENSSHILTTLIDCYLEDAPKLLQSMLTGVEQRDAIALNHASHTLKSSSAALGATNLANLCKKIEAMSRCENIQAASVKVLEIQTEYERVKAALNMERHRSQV encoded by the coding sequence ATGGTTCCCTTAAATGAAGCGGAGCGACTAGCAGCGGTGCGGCGCTACGACATTCTGGACACACCTCCTGATGGAGCTTTTGACCGGATTACAGCCCTAGCCTCCCGATTCTTTAACGTACCAATTGCAATTGTTAGCATTGTTGACCACGATCGCATCTGGTTTAAATCTCATCATGGGCTAGAAGTGCAGGAGATTGGACGCGAACCAGGACTGTGTGCAAGCGCGATCTTGCAAGAAGATATTTACGCCGTACTAGATGCTAAAGTAGACCCGCGCACATTGTCTAACCCATTGGTAGCTGGAGACTTTGGGCTGCGGTTTTATGCAGCGGCTCCGTTAGTGACAAGCGATCGCTACAGGTTGGGAACTGTCTGCGTACTTGACCATAAACCCCGTCATATTACAGAAGCCGAAAAGGAGATTCTCCAAAATTTAGCCGATATCGTCATGGATGAACTGGAGATGCGGCTTGCAGCTAAAAAAGCTGTGGAGACTGAAATTATCCTTACTAAGCAGGCGCTGGAAGCAACCCGTGCCAAAAGTGAATTTTTGGCCACAATGAGCCATGAGATCCGCACCCCCATGAACGGAGTAATTGGCATGGCCGGATTATTGCTCGATACAGAGCTATCGCCCCAGCAACGAAATTTTGCCGAAACAATCCGCAGTAGTGCTGATACCTTACTCACCATCATTAACGACATCCTAGACTTTTCCAAAATTGAGTCAGGCAAGCTGGAATTAGAAGAACAACCCGTCAACCTGCAAGAGTGCATCGAAAGTGCCCTGGATTTAGTTGCTCCCGCTACTTGTGAAAAAGGTTTAGAGTTAGCCTACCTGATCGAGCCAGGAACCCCCAGCACGATAATTGGCGACGTGACTAGACTGCGCCAAATTTTAGTAAATCTACTCAGTAATGCGGTCAAATTCACTAAAACTGGCGAGGTGGTAGTAACAGTTTCGGCAAAACAGGCCAGATGCGATCGCTCGGCTGTACAACAGGGAGGGGTGGAGAACGCAGCTTCTCCTATAGGGATTAGCAATGGGGAATTAAGAGACGCGATAAATCGGCGTCTCTACAAGGACTCCGAAATTGGGACAATTCATTCCCAATCCTCTATTTACGAAATTCAATTTGCCGTCAAAGATACGGGAATTGGCATCCCTTCAGACCGGATGCATCGTTTGTTTAAGTCCTTTAGCCAGGTTGATTCCGCTACAACCCGCGAATATGGCGGTACTGGGTTGGGATTAGCTATTAGCCAGCGTTTGAGCCAAATCATGGGTGGCAGGCTGTGGGTTGAGACCAGAGGCGTAGTAGGAGGAAATCCTCCTGATAATTGGGAACCGCCCTTGTATGTAAACCCATCTTTACAAAGGGAAGGCTCTAGTTTTTATTTCACCTTAGTTGCCCCATCTTCTCCAGATTCCCCGCTTGTCGAACTAAATGCTACCCCGCAGTTAACTGGAAAAAGACTGTTAATTGTGGATGACAATGCTACCAACCGCCAGATTTTGACCTTGCAAGCACAGTCGTGGGGGATGGTGACGCAGGCAGCATCCTCTGGGGAAGAAGCTCTAGGCTGGCTGCGTGAGGGGCAGGCATTTGACATGGCCCTTTTAGATATGCAAATGCCAAAGATGGATGGATTAACTTTGGCGACAGAAATACGCTTGTTACCTAATGGCCAAGACTTACCTTTAGTAATGTTGACCTCATTGGGCAAGCAAGAGAAGGGAGAAATTGTAGATAAGGTAAAATTCGCAGCTTACCTGACCAAACCGATTAAACCATCCCAGCTTTACAATGCCGTAACCACTATTTTTGCTTCTCTAGCGATGTCGAAGCAGCGAAAAGCCTTTACAGCCGACCAACGCTCTGGTTTCACCAAATCGCCCTCCAACCTAAGTGAATTAGACCTCAAACTCTCCCAAAGCTTACCATTGCGGATTCTTTTAGCCGAGGATCACAGGATAAACCAGCAACTCGCCGTGTGCCTGCTGCAACAGCTTGGGTATCGAGCAGATGTGGCTGGCAATGGGCTAGAAGTGCTGGAATCCCTGCGCCGTCAACCTTATGATGTGGTGCTGATGGATGTGCAGATGCCAGAAATGGATGGATTGGAGGCGACAAGGCAGATTTGTCAGGAATGGCCCTTGGGTTTGCGTCCTCGGATTATTGCTATGACAGCTAACGCCATGCAAGGCGATCGCCAACAGTGCCTTGATGCAGGCATGGACGACTACATTAGCAAGCCCTTCAGAATGGCACAAGTGGTTGAGGCTTTAAAGAAATGTCAGCCCATAAGCGGTGTCAGCACACAAGAGAGTAGCTTAGAAATTTCCAGATTTGGGCAGCAAACTAATGATAACTTTCCACTCAGCACTAGGCAGGTGGTAGCAGACACTTCCATCGATAGGGAAATACTGCAAGAATTTTGTCAAACACTCGGAGAAAACAGCTCGCACATCCTGACTACATTGATTGATTGCTATCTAGAAGATGCGCCAAAATTATTACAATCAATGTTAACGGGAGTTGAGCAAAGAGATGCGATCGCTCTAAATCACGCATCCCACACTCTTAAATCCAGCAGTGCTGCCCTTGGTGCTACAAATCTCGCTAATTTGTGCAAAAAAATTGAAGCAATGAGCCGCTGTGAAAATATTCAAGCTGCATCCGTGAAAGTGTTAGAAATTCAAACAGAGTATGAAAGGGTTAAGGCGGCTTTGAACATGGAACGCCACCGGAGTCAGGTATGA